The following proteins come from a genomic window of Stigmatella erecta:
- a CDS encoding ABC transporter ATP-binding protein, producing the protein MTSANTSSNILDLQGITKDYLLGKTKVSALRGVDLSVAAGEFTVVTGPSGSGKTTLLNIIGCLDRATSGSYKLDGEEVGHRDFDALAEVRNRKIGFIFQNFNLIPVLNVAENIEFPCVVRRGGEGKAALRQRVEALAEAVGLKPYLHHRPDELSGGQRQRVAIARALITEPKLVLADEPTANLDSSTSEQIIDLMLRLNRENGVTFLFSTHDPRVVSHARRALHIQDGKMLQGEFRGAAPQAHAHAS; encoded by the coding sequence ATGACCTCTGCGAACACCTCCTCGAACATCCTCGACCTCCAGGGCATCACCAAGGACTACCTGCTGGGAAAGACGAAGGTCAGCGCCCTGCGCGGCGTGGACCTGTCCGTCGCGGCCGGTGAGTTCACCGTGGTGACGGGCCCCTCGGGCAGCGGCAAGACGACGCTGCTCAACATCATCGGCTGCCTGGACCGGGCCACCTCGGGCTCCTACAAGCTCGACGGGGAAGAGGTGGGCCACCGCGACTTCGACGCGCTCGCCGAGGTGCGCAACCGGAAGATCGGCTTCATCTTCCAGAACTTCAACCTCATCCCCGTGCTGAACGTGGCGGAGAACATCGAGTTCCCCTGCGTGGTGCGCCGTGGCGGCGAGGGCAAGGCGGCCCTGCGCCAGCGCGTGGAGGCCCTGGCGGAGGCGGTGGGGCTCAAGCCCTACCTGCACCACCGGCCGGACGAGCTGTCGGGCGGCCAGCGCCAGCGCGTGGCCATTGCCCGGGCGCTCATCACCGAGCCCAAGCTGGTGCTCGCCGACGAGCCCACCGCCAACCTCGACTCCTCGACGAGCGAGCAGATCATCGATCTGATGCTCCGGCTCAACCGCGAGAACGGGGTGACGTTCCTGTTCTCCACCCACGACCCGCGGGTGGTGAGCCACGCCCGTCGCGCGCTCCACATCCAGGATGGCAAGATGCTGCAGGGCGAGTTCCGGGGCGCGGCGCCCCAGGCCCACGCCCACGCGTCTTGA